The window TGATTAGAGAGAAACCCGCACGatttatgtattatatattggtacaaaataaagaaataaaataaatagatgtatCCGGCTTCCATAGAGGTACGTGGACAATTCTATAGGCAATATGGGGTCCCGATTTTCCTCCTCTCTAGCCACAGCGGTCGCTAATACAATACAAGGTTGCAATTCTTTCAGGGTCCCATTTTAAGGCAACCACATCCCCCTGCAACGAACGCAACCATTGCTCTCCCACGCCGTCCCCCTAACAATCCCATTCACAAATTCTTTCCTTGGAATATCCAGAGAAACAACCGGGGCTCGGTAGGGCCCAATTCGACTTACCTCCCATCGTTCTCCCGACTCCGCGGCGTCGCttccaacccccccacccccaaagagCAGTTCAGCCGGGAGAGCGGGAAGCGCCTCTCCGCAGACGCTTATCCGCCCCTGCGCCGCCAAGGGCTCTGGGAAGTGTAGTTCGAATTTTGTCGGCCGCCACGTTCCCTTCAGGATGAGAAACAATTGGATTTTTTGTTAACTTGTGAATGAGCGCGTTCGTGCATTCCGAGCAGCAGAGATTCGCCTCCCGGGATTGTTACGATTCAAACGGAAAGGGAGTTGCGGAAAGCAACTTTAAAAacactctaaaccagtgtttcccaaccttggcaacttgaagatatctggacttcaactcccagaagtccccatggctggggaattctgggagttgaagtccaaatatcttcaagttgccaaggttgggaaacactgctctaaacaacacgccagaatttatttatttatttatttatttatttatttatttatttatttatttatttatttatttatttatttatttatgtcaatTAAGTATAGGATGGTAGTTTATGTAAATATAACatggaaagtaatgataaaaaaagacaataggacagagacagtaggcacaatggtgcgcttatgcaggccccttaaaaggaaaggagactactatagatgaattttgagcttatttgctctcaCCAGCCAGCCATACCagtactgggatttgaacctgcagcctctgATTTATAAGGCAGAGGCCTTAGCCTCTAGATTACAGGCTAAAAtgttcagagatactttactagaagagccctccactcacaacaaaataccctaGGTATTtaccctaggtttagaaagtttagaaatatgttgccttaaacatgatctaagcatagacCATAAAATCACCGTCCtttttgtcaatgactacttcagcttcaaccacaacaacacacgagcacacaacagatataaacttaaaataaactgcttcagactcgactgcaggaaatacgactttagtaaccgagtagttgatgcatggaactcactacctgactctgtagtatcgtcaCTTAACTCCCAAAATTGTATCCTTAGtccatccactgttgacctctcccgattcctaagaggtcagtaaggggcatgcataagtgtaccagagtgccttccgtcccctgtcctaatgtttctcttttactagtatcatgtataaatattgttatatctttgtataccgccAACATATATTtgacaaagcaaaataaataaataaaattaaaaaaacacataaaGTTCTGCTGAGGAAATGAGGGCATTGTTCAGTGTAAAATCATCTGTGAAGATTTACAAACGTCGTAGCAGTTTTTCGGGCACCAAGTGTCTTTCAGTTATCGTCCCCATATCTATTTACAACTGATAGAGCCTGCACATACATTCATTCACAGGGTGGTTCCACTATATGCTAAGCATTATCCCTCAGTGGGCAGAAAACAATACTGGCCAAGTTTGGCTCAATAAACTAAGATCAGGAAAAGATCGAGTAAACTGAAAGATGCCAACAAAGGGTCATTGATCTTGCCATTAGATACTTGCATCCTGACATCTGATGCAGATATGTAACTTCTTTTAGCATCATCATGATTATGACACATAATGATATCTGTAACACAGATTGCTGGCAGGAAATTAGTGATTCCCAGTATTAAGTTGTATCTTCCTGTTCCCATGCACTGACTTCCTGTAATCTTTCTCCCTAAATAATATGTAATAGAACTTTGATTTTACACTTTTCAGGCGGTCCTAGGATAATTTCAGATCAagaggaaatatattaattgcatCTAACTATGGCACAAATCCTGGCATCATCTTTTTATTGCTATATCCCCATGACGTTGCGTTCATTGTAATCGGCCCTGAATGTCCACCCTGAATGTGGTGCTTTTAAAGCTCTCTTTTAATCTTAAATGAAAATGGTCATTAAGAAAATTTTGttcctgtattgttttttttaattagataaCAGAAGCAAACAGGTTCAGATAACATCAAGGACTCTAATCCTGAGTTACATATACTCGACATATTCTCGTCTATCAAATTTCTCTGGATTTGCTACTATGTGTCagtatttgttcattcattcattcattcattcattatttgacttctatgctgcccaatcccatgggactaaGTATTGTTTTCACTGTGTGGATAACAGAATTTTCTGCTGAAAATTGGGCAGATAGAATTCCTATGCAAATGTCTGTGTGTTGTTATTAAGAATAATTCTGCTAGAGAAAGAAGAAACAGTGCTTGGGATGAGAATTTCCATaaaacaagttttttttaaaattcttaacaCTTCCGGTTATTattaaagcaatttttaaaagccAGCAATCCTAAACATCCTTACTTCAAATAAATCAGTTGTAGttaataaaatatacaaaaacagaataataaaataacaaatggGTTTCTAAGAAAGAAACTAAGGTTGTTGAGAGCAAAAACAGAAAACACATCCAAGGGCAGAGTTGTTGCTTACACTAAAAAAAATTAGGCATTTCTTTAAGTTCCAGGCTTAATGGCTTTTCTAAAACACAAGAGGGTGGGGTAGGGGGGTAGTCTGATATGAGTTTGTAAATTGTTCTAAAGAATGGGGGCTGCAACAGAAAATCTTGACTCTTTATGATTATAATTTCTAGGGGAAAGGAATAGAAATTTAGAAGAATGGTCCTGTTGTTCTGTCCTGTTGGCTAATTGGTTAACTGGCTAACACAGAGCTGCATTAGCAGATGGATAAATCCCTCATTTAAAAACTTCATGGACATTATTTATCCACAGGCTATCACAGAGTTGCACTAGTTTAGTTTGGTCCCAAAAGCCTGTCAATCTGAAGGAAGTTGGGAACAAGAAGATAAAAAATAGTCATCATAGCTGCTTTTATTCATTTGCATTTGGCTTGTTTCAACATATCTCTGCTTGAGAGAAAGGGAATATTTTTAGAACCTACAATATGTTCCTTTATATGATTTGACTCACTTAAACCAGCCCTGAAGAGACtttgaaaataaagtaaataacagTAATTTATAtcattgattgatagatagatagatagatagatagatagatagatagatagacagacagatagatatgtagatgctatatagatatatgtatatgtatagataACATTATAGTTTCTTCTAGAAAATCTATGTTAAACTGAAGTACTTTGAAAAAATAACTGCAAAAAGTAACAAGTCTATGTAAATCAAGTCAGAaggtttaaaaagtgctattggtggAACATGTGCCGTAAATGTTTTATGGTCATTCGCTGTAGAACTGAAATTAACATTAATAGTAATGtgaaatttaaatatatatacctGTTCATTTTTGTCAAAAATGGGAGTATCTTGGTCAATAAAGGTTATAGAAGTGAAAAAAACAAGAGCAAGTAAACATTACTAAAAAAAAGAGGTCCTCTGAGAAGTTCACCTGTTATTTTGCTTCTACTAAACAAGCAAAAACCACAACActtctttaaatttaaaaaaaaagcatacaTTTATTGAGGTTCAGGAAACCACCAGTTTTCACAATCTATTCTCCACTTAAGTGGTTGCTTAGTCATTGTTTTCTGGAAGAAACTGAAGGAAAGGACTGCTTATTGCACCTAAGACTAAAGAGTTTAGCTGCTCCTTCACCAACCAGCTGTTGAATCATTTTTGAAATGGAGGAAACAACTCCCATCTATGATTACTTCTATTCTCTGAATTCAGATCCTCTTGAAGAAGATTGCGAAACTCTGAAGCTTCCTTATATGGAAATTTTTGTGAGTGTTCtttatattgttatttttcttaTCGGGAGTGTAGGCAATGGTCTTCTGATAGGAGCATTAATCTTCAAACAATGTGTATGGAGGCTTACTGATACCTTCATTGTCAACTTGGCAATTTCTGATTTTAGTTTTCTTATCACATTGCCTTTCTGGATAGACAAGGAACTAGCCTCAGGACTTTGGAGATCTGGCTCTATTCTATGCAAAGGCAGTTCCTACATTATCTCAGTCAACATGTACTGCAGCATCTTTCTTCTGACGTGGATGAGTGGTGACCGGTACTTGACCATCATGTACCCATCGATGGCTAAAAAAATTAGAACAAAGCTTTATCCTATTCTTATTTGCACCAGCATTTGGATACTATCCTGCCTGTTAGGGCTGCCTACTCTACAGTCCAGAGAGTTGGGAAGATACAACAACAATACTTATTGTATGGACAAGGAAACCATAACCAATAATTGGATTGCATCATTGATGTTGCTAACTTTGGCTTTCTTTATACCACTGTTCAGCATATTAACACTGCATTACTCCATAATTAAAAAACTCTATATGCACTATCAGAAATTTGGAAAACAGGACAAAAAACTGAGAAAATCCATCAAAATTGTCTTCGTGGTAGctattgttttttctctctcttggactcctttcaacatttttaaaatcttggCTTTGGTATCTAGCATCTTGGAACCGAAGGAACCGAAGGAATCCTTCTGCGTTTACAAGAAAATGGTCTATCTGGGCATGGAACTGGGTGGACTATTCGCATTTGCCAACAGCTGCGCAAACCCTTTCATCTACTTCTTCTTTGATGATTGCATCCATAGGGCCATGATACAAACTATTCTTCCATGCAGGAAGTACAATAAACCTGGAAGCAGTTTTTCAAGCTTGGACACTTAGATTTTCAGAGTCCATTTCTGCCCAAAAAGGTTATTCTAGAGAAGACAAGGAAGTTGTTATCCTGCATAGAATCATTGTTTTGAAGTACTGTATTCATAAAAAAGGAAATATGAGTAAATGAAAATAAAGAATTACGAAGGAATTATTCAATTAGCTATTGAATATTTATTTCAGTTATATGGAAGACAAGATATGTATCTTTAATTGGGTAGTTAATGAAAAGATTAAGTTGAATACCTGTATACTTACACTGTAAGAATTATATACTGTATTCCTGAATGTTAAAAGGTAATGACATGAAACAATTCTTGAAACTAATATGATCTAAAATAACAGAAATTGTTAAAATCCGTATCTTTGGAATTATATAATAATTCAAGCTATTCAACGGTAAAGCTTATTTAGACATAACtcattatgtttatatatatagattagtTTAGAATGCAAAATTTTAAAGTTATGCCTCTTTTTCTGTTAATTGTAAACTAAGCTTCTTCTAAAATATACTCTTTTTTCCAGATATACATCTATATCTCTTATATTATGTAAAAACTATTTTAGTTTAAATGTTGGTGTTATTGTGATTCTTCTAGAAATActtgttttctgatttttaaaaataaatatatgcataACAAATTAATTGGGGCTGTTCCTCATGCTACGTTCAAGTGTATTTCTCAGATTTTGGGTTAACAGAAAATAATGCTGGCATAAATTATGCTGCACTCAGGGTTTTAGGCTGCTAAACAAAGGCAATAGCTTATTATGAAAGCAATTGAGAGATGGTTTGCAATGTTAAATACGTACAATATTTGATCTATCAGTATCACTACAAAAGATTTTACTGAATAATATTGATTTActcaaatatatttaaataattgaattttccactaagaaaaaaaaacccatgttgaCATGTTTTGTAATAAATGTGTCAGAGCAAAACAACATGCTTATTAATAGCAAGAGGTTAAGATATGGGTAGTTGCCCTTATTTGTTTATAAGTGATGGTTCTGTTTTTTCAATGTGGTTAAGCTGCACTATCAGAAACCAAAATCTACTGAAACAAATTCCATATATGGACTTATTTACACATTTCCATGGTGTATAGGGTTCTTTTTTTATCAAATCCCATAGTGATTATAGATGCTGCCGTTGAATTACAAATTCAGGCTCCCAAATGcagacaaaacaataaaaagaaaaaagaaatatagtgAACAGTAACTTTGATCCTTTGGATCTTTGCAGTCCAGATGTAACCGTCCCAAAACCTGCATTTTGGCTTCCCGAAGAAGCAGTTTGCAATTTAATCAAAACATAAGTAGCAAAGTGAAAATCTAAAATACAGTAGTTGCTGGCAATTTATGAGCAAGATCTTTCAACTCAGACATATCTCGGATGTTGTTTCTGCACCACTTTGCAAAATTTGTATCATAAAAAAAAGTGATTGTTTCTGTGAAATGCTTGATTGTTATGATGCCAAGTGGAGCTGGGGAAATGTTCTTTT of the Erythrolamprus reginae isolate rEryReg1 chromosome 4, rEryReg1.hap1, whole genome shotgun sequence genome contains:
- the GPR15 gene encoding G-protein coupled receptor 15 — encoded protein: MEETTPIYDYFYSLNSDPLEEDCETLKLPYMEIFVSVLYIVIFLIGSVGNGLLIGALIFKQCVWRLTDTFIVNLAISDFSFLITLPFWIDKELASGLWRSGSILCKGSSYIISVNMYCSIFLLTWMSGDRYLTIMYPSMAKKIRTKLYPILICTSIWILSCLLGLPTLQSRELGRYNNNTYCMDKETITNNWIASLMLLTLAFFIPLFSILTLHYSIIKKLYMHYQKFGKQDKKLRKSIKIVFVVAIVFSLSWTPFNIFKILALVSSILEPKEPKESFCVYKKMVYLGMELGGLFAFANSCANPFIYFFFDDCIHRAMIQTILPCRKYNKPGSSFSSLDT